A region of Arvicanthis niloticus isolate mArvNil1 chromosome 18, mArvNil1.pat.X, whole genome shotgun sequence DNA encodes the following proteins:
- the Pllp gene encoding plasmolipin isoform X3 encodes MLLIQCRNSKVLGLLVWALIADTPYHLYPAYGWVMFVAVFLWLVTIVFFIIYLFQLHVKLYMVPWPLVLLIFFVTATVLYITAFIACASAVDLTSLRGSRPYNQRSAASFFACLVMIAYGVSAFFSFQAWRGVGSNAATSQMAGGYS; translated from the exons GTTCTGGGGCTGCTGGTGTGGGCCCTGATTGCTGACACCCCATACCATCTGTATCCTGCCTATGGCTGGGTCATGTTTGTTGCTGTCTTCCTCTGGCTGGTGACAATCGTCTTCTTCATCATCTACCTGTTTCAATTGCACGTGAAGTTGTACATGGTGCCCTGGCCGCTGGTG ttactgattttttttgtcacTGCCACGGTTCTCTACATTACCGCCTTTATCGCCTGTGCATCAGCGGTCGATCTGACATCCCTGAGGGGCTCCCGGCCGTATAACCAGCGCTCAGCTGCCTCT TTCTTTGCCTGTCTGGTGATGATTGCCTACGGAGTGAGTGCTTTCTTCAGCTTCCAGGCCTGGCGAGGAGTGGGCAGCAACGCGGCCACAAGTCAGATGGCTGGGGGCTACTCTTAA
- the Arl2bp gene encoding ADP-ribosylation factor-like protein 2-binding protein, giving the protein MDALEEESFALSFSSASDAEFDAVVGCLEDIIMDDEFQLLQRNFMDKYYQEFEDTEENKLTYTPIFNEYISLVEKYIEEQLLERIPGFNMAAFTTTLQHHKDEVAGDIFDMLLTFTDFLAFKEMFLDYRAEKEGRGLDLSSGLVVTSLCKSSSTPASQNNLRH; this is encoded by the exons ATGGACGCCCTAGAAGAAGAGAGCTTCGCACTGTCCTT CTCCTCTGCCTCTGATGCAGAATTTGATGCTGTGGTTGGATGTTTGGAGGACATTATTATGG ATGACGAGTTCCAGTTATTGCAGAGAAACTTCATGGACAAGTACTACCAGGAATTTGAAGACACGGAAGAGAATAAACTCACCTATACTCCCATTTTTAATGAATAT ATTTCCCTGGTAGAGAAGTATATTGAAGAGCAGTTGCTGGAGCGTATCCCAGGCTTCAACATGGCAGCCTTCACAACCACACTGCA GCACCACAAAGATGAAGTGGCTGGGGACATCTTTGACATGCTGCTCACATTCACGGATTTTCTGGCTTTCAAGGAGATGTTCCTGGACTACAGAGCA GAAAAGGAAGGCCGAGGACTGGACTTAAGCAGCGGCTTGGTTGTGACTTCTCTGTGTAAGTCATCTTCTACGCCAGCTTCCCAGAACAACCTGCGGCACTAA